Proteins from a genomic interval of Paenibacillus sp. FSL R5-0623:
- a CDS encoding ABC transporter ATP-binding protein, whose product MAIQIQGVSKSFVSATGEDIQVLAEVSMQIKKQEFFSIVGPSGCGKSTIFNIIAGLLKPTNGKVIVCGEEIDQTTGHVGYMMQKDLLLPWRSILDNVTLGLEVKGISKKDRGDIAMDYLDRYGLASFAEAYPSTLSGGMRQRVALIRTLVTQPDIILLDEPFSALDYQTRLILEDEILSILKSEGKTGVLITHDIEEAIAISDRIAVMSKRPTTVKQVYDIGLASQYGSALKARSDQKFKQYFESIWSELDIQMGRIS is encoded by the coding sequence ATGGCTATACAAATACAAGGCGTATCCAAATCATTTGTCAGTGCAACCGGAGAAGATATTCAGGTACTCGCTGAGGTTTCGATGCAAATCAAGAAACAGGAATTCTTCAGTATCGTGGGACCGAGCGGTTGTGGCAAAAGTACGATTTTCAATATTATCGCAGGTCTGCTTAAGCCAACAAATGGCAAGGTAATCGTCTGTGGCGAAGAGATCGATCAGACCACCGGGCATGTCGGTTATATGATGCAGAAGGACCTGTTACTTCCTTGGAGAAGCATCCTGGACAATGTCACGCTAGGCTTGGAAGTGAAGGGCATATCCAAAAAGGATCGTGGCGATATTGCCATGGATTATCTGGATCGTTATGGCCTGGCTTCATTCGCAGAAGCCTATCCCTCCACACTATCAGGCGGTATGCGCCAACGTGTAGCCCTTATACGTACCCTCGTTACCCAGCCCGATATTATATTACTGGACGAACCCTTCTCCGCACTTGATTATCAGACCAGACTCATTCTGGAAGATGAAATCTTGTCCATCCTGAAATCCGAGGGCAAAACAGGCGTGCTGATCACGCATGACATCGAGGAAGCGATTGCCATCTCCGACCGCATTGCCGTTATGAGTAAAAGACCAACAACCGTGAAGCAGGTGTATGACATTGGTCTCGCCTCGCAATATGGCTCAGCATTGAAAGCCCGCTCCGACCAGAAGTTCAAGCAGTATTTTGAATCAATCTGGTCAGAGCTTGATATCCAAATGGGGAGGATCAGCTAA
- a CDS encoding ABC transporter substrate-binding protein: protein MRTFKKIAILAAMTLLLTTLLSGCGGNATTPANGAGASNSEGQANTQVDKIMVSEVYHNLLYLPLYVANNQGFLKENRIELSSIRAAGSGPTALSSVISGESAFSFHGPEHVAFANAKGGDARSLVLLSGSAPVWAVAREGVTVNSTADFKGKTIVVGLAPTSSNSLLRKLFADNNIDIDKDVTITEVQNGSELGAVLAGKADIAIVYEPQLDQGIAEGLHIVHDFTKDYPDFAFATMNTTASFIEKNPDLTQRFVTSIEQALDYIQSNPEGAKAVAVKEFPNLDKNVVEQAVQRMIDSKVYPAEGLINESAFKTAIDIQRFIGNLKEDIAYEEIIDSSFTTK from the coding sequence ATGCGTACATTCAAAAAGATAGCTATTCTAGCAGCGATGACACTTCTATTGACTACACTGCTCAGCGGGTGTGGCGGCAATGCCACAACACCTGCTAACGGCGCAGGTGCATCTAATAGCGAGGGGCAAGCAAATACGCAGGTGGACAAAATTATGGTCTCCGAGGTGTATCACAACCTGCTCTACCTTCCCTTGTATGTAGCGAATAACCAAGGATTTTTAAAGGAGAATCGTATTGAGCTCTCTTCCATACGTGCTGCTGGAAGTGGCCCAACAGCATTGTCTTCGGTGATCTCAGGCGAGTCTGCGTTCTCCTTCCACGGTCCTGAGCATGTCGCATTCGCTAATGCAAAGGGCGGAGATGCTCGCTCACTGGTCCTTCTATCGGGAAGCGCTCCAGTATGGGCAGTTGCGCGAGAAGGCGTAACCGTGAACTCGACAGCGGATTTCAAAGGTAAAACCATCGTTGTGGGCTTGGCACCTACAAGTTCGAACAGCTTACTGCGGAAGTTATTCGCTGACAACAACATCGATATTGACAAGGACGTGACGATTACTGAGGTTCAGAATGGTTCCGAGCTTGGGGCTGTATTAGCCGGTAAAGCCGATATTGCTATCGTTTACGAACCTCAGCTGGATCAAGGCATTGCAGAAGGACTGCATATTGTCCATGATTTCACGAAGGATTACCCTGACTTTGCCTTTGCAACGATGAATACAACCGCAAGCTTCATTGAAAAGAATCCTGATCTCACCCAGCGCTTTGTCACCTCTATTGAGCAAGCCCTGGACTACATTCAATCGAATCCTGAAGGCGCCAAAGCAGTTGCCGTGAAGGAATTCCCGAATTTGGACAAAAACGTCGTGGAGCAAGCGGTACAACGCATGATCGACAGCAAAGTATATCCTGCGGAGGGACTTATCAATGAATCAGCTTTCAAGACCGCAATCGATATCCAGCGCTTCATCGGCAATCTGAAGGAAGACATCGCTTACGAGGAGATTATCGATTCAAGCTTCACCACCAAATAG
- a CDS encoding PucR family transcriptional regulator ligand-binding domain-containing protein has protein sequence MDLQQLLTIPILSKAKVIAGHRGLDRLVQSINIMDAPDIVQFLKSGDMLLTNGYILKDRPDAHLGFITDMHAIGCAALAVKTQRFSLELSPQLLETADRLGFPIIELSEIDNTLGEIFQHSISAILQNKTHELHYALSIHKQFSTMVMQGKGIPSIVDTLSQLLSSPVLLLGSKKQITASSHYAQQMDDHSLAAPLLTFIDEYPSFHTAISICLLTAEKYRHAELHPIFTDRHEGYLIALYDSSASSKLSTLALEQAVNVIGLELTKKQAVKERSRRYKNEYFSDLIQGFIRSEQEALHRGKKYGLQAKGSSVLIVAKKDESLTGIPKHNSTSSGEERFISERDANYELIKQEFARLDLSFVMFTKNDQFGILVFLAESSWDEHTVVQQLERMASNLYSESQLSLSFGIGNPYTNVLDIGLSYKEAVKALQSGYQMRKTRFAHSYQTMDISRLLRMIPYDEMLQFHQETFKPFNDRDPNERNELMKTLSSFYENHCQIVDTAKELFVHRNTVIYRLEKCEKLTGRNIKDPMESLRFRLAFALESLLNVNPAPSEANHMS, from the coding sequence ATGGATCTGCAACAGTTATTGACTATCCCCATTCTCTCCAAAGCAAAGGTTATTGCCGGACATCGTGGCCTAGATCGCTTGGTGCAATCGATTAATATTATGGACGCACCAGATATTGTACAATTCCTGAAGTCGGGAGATATGCTGCTGACCAACGGTTATATCCTGAAAGACCGCCCCGATGCTCATCTTGGATTCATTACAGACATGCATGCGATTGGTTGTGCGGCGCTTGCTGTCAAGACACAGCGTTTCTCTCTCGAATTATCTCCGCAACTGCTCGAGACAGCCGACAGGCTGGGCTTCCCGATCATCGAGCTGTCTGAGATAGACAATACACTTGGTGAGATATTTCAACATTCGATCAGTGCCATCCTTCAGAACAAAACCCATGAGCTACACTACGCCTTATCTATTCACAAGCAATTTTCCACGATGGTGATGCAGGGAAAAGGCATACCATCCATCGTAGATACGTTGTCTCAACTGCTATCCTCACCTGTACTTCTGCTTGGTTCGAAGAAGCAGATTACGGCTAGTTCCCATTATGCACAACAGATGGATGACCATTCTCTCGCCGCGCCCTTACTGACATTCATTGATGAGTATCCTTCCTTCCATACCGCAATCTCGATCTGCCTGCTTACTGCCGAGAAATACCGACATGCCGAGCTTCATCCCATCTTCACGGATCGGCACGAGGGTTATTTGATCGCACTATACGACAGTTCCGCAAGCTCTAAGCTCTCCACTCTGGCACTGGAGCAAGCCGTCAATGTGATCGGTCTGGAGTTAACCAAAAAACAAGCCGTCAAGGAACGCTCCCGCCGTTACAAAAATGAATATTTCTCCGATCTCATTCAAGGTTTCATTCGTTCGGAACAAGAAGCGCTGCATCGCGGCAAGAAATATGGGCTGCAAGCCAAAGGAAGTTCTGTTCTCATCGTTGCCAAAAAGGATGAATCCTTAACGGGCATACCTAAGCATAACTCTACTTCCTCAGGGGAAGAGCGGTTCATCTCGGAACGAGACGCTAATTACGAGTTGATTAAACAGGAATTCGCCAGATTGGATCTCTCCTTTGTCATGTTCACGAAGAACGACCAGTTCGGCATACTCGTCTTTTTGGCCGAATCGTCTTGGGACGAACACACCGTTGTTCAGCAGCTTGAGCGGATGGCGAGCAATCTGTATTCGGAGTCGCAGCTCAGCCTATCCTTCGGAATAGGTAATCCCTACACCAATGTGTTGGATATCGGACTCTCCTATAAGGAGGCAGTCAAGGCGCTCCAATCCGGCTATCAGATGCGAAAGACCCGCTTTGCTCATTCCTATCAAACCATGGATATAAGCCGTCTGCTGCGCATGATTCCTTATGATGAGATGCTGCAATTCCATCAAGAAACCTTTAAGCCTTTCAACGACCGAGATCCAAACGAGCGTAACGAGCTTATGAAAACCTTGTCCTCCTTCTATGAGAATCATTGCCAGATCGTTGATACAGCCAAAGAGCTCTTCGTACATCGCAATACAGTGATCTACAGATTGGAGAAATGCGAGAAACTGACCGGCAGGAACATCAAGGACCCGATGGAGAGCCTGCGCTTCCGACTTGCCTTCGCACTTGAGTCCCTTTTGAATGTTAATCCAGCCCCTAGCGAGGCTAATCATATGTCTTAA
- a CDS encoding helix-turn-helix domain-containing protein, protein MINIKRVGEIIARNRKELSMTQTQLGEVLKVSHQAVSKWERGECLPDIDILVQLSNIFNNTVDYFLTQEENDDHTTRTNILNNKDGIWKSVLEKIKDQISQPSFDRWFTSTTAIQIDNILIISGQDQFTTDWLYQRYSHMISKTIDEIRGASDLEVTFRFSKGIENTEP, encoded by the coding sequence ATGATAAATATTAAGCGGGTGGGGGAGATCATAGCAAGAAACCGTAAAGAGTTATCCATGACGCAAACACAACTTGGTGAGGTTTTAAAAGTTAGTCATCAGGCTGTTTCAAAGTGGGAGAGAGGTGAATGTTTACCTGATATTGATATATTAGTTCAATTATCCAATATTTTTAATAATACCGTAGATTATTTCCTAACTCAAGAAGAGAATGATGATCATACAACTAGAACGAATATACTTAATAACAAGGATGGCATTTGGAAATCAGTTCTAGAAAAAATAAAGGACCAAATCTCTCAGCCAAGCTTTGATAGGTGGTTTACAAGTACTACAGCAATTCAAATTGACAACATCCTCATTATTTCAGGTCAAGATCAGTTTACCACAGACTGGTTATATCAGAGATACTCCCATATGATTTCAAAAACTATAGATGAAATTAGAGGGGCTAGTGATTTAGAGGTAACTTTTCGCTTTTCAAAGGGTATTGAAAATACAGAACCATAA
- a CDS encoding Rid family hydrolase — protein sequence MSTIIHASAAPKFPLPFSHAVRAGDFLYVTGQVGVDPQTLEPIGGIKEQTEQCIRNIEVILQEAGLTLDHIVKATTHLARVEDQPEYNEVYARMIKQPYPARITVFSGLGPYLIEMEVLAYAPSIRGE from the coding sequence ATGTCAACCATCATACATGCAAGTGCAGCACCGAAGTTCCCGCTTCCTTTCTCCCATGCTGTCCGCGCAGGAGATTTCCTCTACGTCACAGGTCAGGTAGGCGTTGATCCACAGACGCTTGAGCCTATCGGCGGCATTAAGGAGCAGACGGAGCAGTGCATTCGTAATATTGAGGTGATCCTGCAAGAAGCCGGACTTACACTCGATCATATTGTGAAGGCAACCACTCATCTGGCCCGAGTCGAGGATCAGCCCGAATACAACGAAGTGTATGCACGAATGATTAAACAGCCCTATCCCGCCCGTATTACCGTATTCAGCGGGTTAGGCCCTTATTTAATTGAAATGGAAGTGCTGGCGTATGCACCTTCCATTCGAGGAGAGTAA
- a CDS encoding amidase, translating into MITKPLNELTIAEAATLIKNKLISPVELTKSYLNRIERVEPAVQAFVTVTAEQALQAARESEQKLMNGEYLGPLHGIPYGAKDIIHTAGIRTSAGSSTFPDFVPGTNATVINKLQAAGAILLGKTTTTEYAFQGGEPPTRNPWNLEHTPGGSSSGSAAAVAAGMASFSLGTQTFGSLLRPAAYNGLTCMKPTYGRVSRNGVITASWSLDHIGAFTRSAQDNAIVLEAMAGQDELDSFTLPYGKPDLTSALEHPISGMMVGLPSSFFQTDEPAILLAVESAIAVLEKLGMQWKKVDLPSYMEETIAAHRTVMRAEAAAFHQERFAEASDRYGHTMREQLELGYQTSAVDYLQAQRIRTIFRSEMMMLFDEVDVLLTPSTPYVAPHGYKTGSPIFNGPFTNTGLPSITVPIGFDTTSGKPLPIGMQLAGPLMREDRLLSITHHYQQATTWHQLTPNIHTH; encoded by the coding sequence ATGATTACGAAACCACTTAACGAGCTGACGATTGCTGAAGCCGCGACACTGATTAAAAATAAGTTGATATCTCCTGTCGAGCTTACGAAATCCTATTTAAATCGCATTGAGAGAGTAGAGCCTGCTGTGCAAGCCTTCGTTACAGTCACCGCCGAACAGGCTTTGCAGGCCGCAAGAGAGTCTGAACAAAAACTGATGAATGGCGAATATCTCGGTCCTCTGCATGGCATTCCCTATGGAGCCAAAGACATTATCCATACCGCTGGCATACGCACCTCGGCTGGATCAAGTACCTTTCCAGACTTCGTACCCGGAACGAATGCTACTGTGATTAATAAGTTGCAAGCTGCAGGCGCTATCCTGCTCGGCAAGACAACAACGACGGAATACGCCTTTCAGGGAGGAGAACCGCCAACCCGCAACCCGTGGAATTTAGAACATACCCCGGGCGGTTCCAGTTCAGGTTCCGCCGCTGCAGTAGCGGCTGGCATGGCTTCCTTCTCACTCGGAACACAGACCTTTGGATCTCTGCTTAGACCCGCAGCTTACAACGGATTAACCTGTATGAAACCCACTTACGGCAGGGTTAGCCGTAATGGTGTCATCACAGCCAGTTGGAGCCTGGATCATATTGGCGCCTTCACTCGATCCGCTCAAGATAACGCAATCGTTCTGGAAGCGATGGCCGGGCAAGATGAGCTGGACTCCTTCACGCTTCCTTATGGCAAGCCAGACTTAACAAGTGCTCTTGAGCATCCTATTTCAGGAATGATGGTCGGGCTACCGAGCAGCTTCTTCCAGACTGATGAACCGGCGATCTTGTTAGCGGTGGAGTCGGCAATCGCTGTGCTTGAGAAGCTGGGCATGCAATGGAAGAAAGTTGACCTGCCTTCTTATATGGAAGAGACCATTGCTGCTCATCGTACGGTAATGCGGGCAGAAGCTGCCGCCTTCCATCAGGAACGCTTCGCGGAAGCCTCTGATCGTTACGGCCACACGATGCGGGAGCAGCTTGAACTCGGTTACCAGACGAGTGCCGTCGATTATTTGCAGGCACAACGCATCCGAACGATATTCCGGAGCGAGATGATGATGTTGTTCGATGAAGTGGATGTGTTATTGACTCCATCAACACCCTATGTGGCCCCACATGGCTACAAGACAGGCAGCCCGATTTTCAACGGACCGTTCACCAATACAGGTCTACCATCCATCACCGTACCAATCGGGTTCGATACCACCTCAGGGAAGCCATTGCCTATCGGCATGCAACTAGCCGGTCCACTCATGCGAGAAGACCGCCTGTTGTCCATCACTCATCATTATCAGCAGGCTACGACCTGGCATCAGTTAACACCAAATATACACACTCATTAG
- a CDS encoding NUDIX domain-containing protein, whose amino-acid sequence MAIMTDSRGNIFLEFIRIEYDKVITSTLDAPLTHALIVVKCEGKYLFMHNKWRNNWELPGGIIEAGENTKQCVIRELFEETNQNINSAEFKGLMKFRLQPSYHGPERTEYGALFMGELCQLDDFVENDEASSIILWDGTSEIGDIAEIDKKLIEFV is encoded by the coding sequence ATGGCAATCATGACAGATTCAAGAGGTAACATTTTTTTGGAATTTATTCGTATCGAGTACGATAAGGTCATTACAAGTACACTGGATGCTCCACTAACACATGCTCTAATTGTGGTGAAGTGCGAAGGGAAGTATCTATTCATGCATAATAAGTGGAGAAACAACTGGGAACTTCCAGGTGGTATTATTGAAGCTGGAGAGAATACGAAGCAATGTGTAATTAGAGAATTGTTTGAGGAAACCAATCAAAATATTAATTCGGCTGAATTCAAAGGGCTAATGAAGTTTAGACTCCAGCCAAGTTATCATGGACCTGAACGGACAGAGTATGGAGCTCTGTTCATGGGTGAATTGTGCCAACTTGATGATTTTGTTGAAAACGATGAAGCTTCTTCAATTATCCTTTGGGATGGTACATCAGAAATTGGTGATATCGCAGAAATAGATAAGAAGTTAATTGAATTCGTGTAA
- a CDS encoding ABC transporter permease, with the protein MKSTSPEITLAGKPAGVAKSKRRQSTFSKEWLVTMLWRFIIVAVILVIWESAVRLELVNGFLMGSPSAILDAAITMASSGQLLTDAFATVNATVIGFVAGSLIGSLAGLLMWYSKSVARVLDPFIVAMNGIPKIALAPMIIIWFGSGIFSKIALASVATFIVALLSAYQATHQIDESQINLMKSFGAKKSQIFHKIIVPSSLPWIISAFRINIGLALVSVVGGEFISSDKGLGHMVFVEGNLFNLPAVWVGVFMLMLVAMLLYTCVGYIESRLLPWNDNKTSSTSTSV; encoded by the coding sequence ATGAAGAGCACATCACCTGAAATTACCCTTGCCGGAAAGCCTGCTGGAGTTGCGAAGAGCAAACGCAGACAATCTACCTTCTCCAAAGAATGGCTGGTAACAATGCTGTGGCGGTTCATTATTGTTGCAGTCATCCTAGTGATCTGGGAATCCGCTGTTCGTTTGGAGCTGGTTAACGGATTCCTCATGGGATCGCCAAGTGCCATTCTTGATGCCGCCATCACGATGGCCAGCTCAGGGCAACTGCTTACAGACGCGTTTGCAACGGTGAATGCCACCGTTATCGGCTTTGTAGCCGGAAGCTTAATCGGTTCATTGGCAGGACTGCTCATGTGGTATTCCAAGTCCGTTGCCCGTGTGCTCGATCCATTTATTGTAGCGATGAACGGTATTCCGAAGATCGCACTCGCTCCCATGATTATCATCTGGTTTGGTTCAGGCATCTTCTCCAAGATTGCTCTGGCCTCCGTAGCAACATTCATCGTAGCGCTATTATCCGCCTACCAAGCGACTCATCAAATCGACGAATCCCAGATTAATCTGATGAAATCCTTCGGTGCAAAGAAATCACAAATTTTCCACAAAATTATCGTTCCTTCCTCTCTGCCATGGATCATCTCGGCCTTCCGGATCAATATCGGTTTGGCATTGGTGTCTGTCGTAGGTGGAGAATTCATCTCTTCTGACAAAGGACTTGGACACATGGTATTCGTCGAAGGTAACCTGTTCAACCTTCCGGCCGTGTGGGTTGGCGTGTTCATGCTTATGCTGGTCGCCATGCTCCTCTACACCTGTGTCGGTTATATCGAATCCCGTCTCCTTCCATGGAATGACAACAAGACCAGCAGCACATCCACATCTGTATAG
- a CDS encoding TatD family hydrolase, giving the protein MPIIDIHIHLSDIDSFHRTAIDLSKVDYSAAGLKAEFDKSDVIMGIGMGVTEQTKGAFPDSSSPNPMGLDLEEKVPSFLMECVGINPNALDGKNAQDELDRIEARLQSPEVAGIKLYAGYYHHYVYDKIYTPVYELAAKYNLPVVIHTGDTYSMNGLLKYSHPLTVDELALQQRGVNFMICHLGDPWVMDAAEVVAKNPNVYADLSGLVVGDRPHFERFMNEPLFMDHFRRALVYSDHYEKMLFGTDWPLAPIDLYAEFVRRLVPEQHHDKVFYENAFGLFPRIGQRIADLG; this is encoded by the coding sequence ATGCCGATCATTGATATTCACATTCATCTGTCGGACATCGACAGCTTTCACCGAACAGCAATCGATCTGTCGAAAGTGGATTACTCTGCCGCGGGTCTTAAAGCGGAGTTTGATAAAAGCGACGTCATTATGGGTATCGGAATGGGGGTTACGGAGCAGACGAAGGGAGCGTTCCCGGATTCCAGTTCCCCTAACCCGATGGGACTTGATCTGGAAGAGAAGGTCCCATCATTCCTCATGGAATGTGTGGGGATCAATCCCAATGCGCTAGATGGTAAAAACGCTCAGGACGAGCTTGATCGGATTGAAGCAAGACTGCAATCCCCTGAAGTAGCCGGAATCAAACTCTATGCCGGATACTATCATCACTATGTGTATGACAAAATCTATACTCCGGTCTATGAACTCGCAGCCAAGTACAACCTGCCTGTCGTGATTCATACGGGTGACACGTACTCCATGAATGGATTACTCAAATATTCGCATCCGTTGACGGTGGATGAATTAGCCTTGCAGCAGCGCGGTGTGAACTTCATGATCTGTCATTTGGGTGATCCATGGGTGATGGATGCAGCTGAAGTGGTGGCGAAGAATCCTAACGTGTACGCGGATTTGTCTGGTCTTGTGGTGGGGGATAGGCCCCATTTTGAACGGTTCATGAACGAGCCTTTGTTCATGGATCATTTCCGCCGGGCCTTGGTCTATTCGGATCATTACGAGAAAATGCTGTTTGGCACCGACTGGCCGCTTGCGCCCATCGATCTGTATGCCGAATTTGTCCGCCGACTTGTACCGGAACAGCATCATGATAAAGTCTTCTATGAGAATGCCTTTGGGCTGTTTCCGCGTATTGGACAGCGGATTGCCGATCTGGGGTAA